The following are encoded together in the Candidatus Deferrimicrobiaceae bacterium genome:
- a CDS encoding CxxxxCH/CxxCH domain-containing protein, protein MPKANEPRALWPILLIVFVALAAGGCSTSTTTSGLSLVNEQGNHPAGWIASHPRFALPDGSICVSCHGSVTNASQSGGISGVSCFLSSRSGQGCHAGGPTFLGIHAVPFPTPEHFQATDNTFAAVCANCHGIDPPSPLATAPACRTCHVAGSPLTFLVCSSCHTEPPSGTSYPNVEGGHATHNALAGVTGVCDSCHNGLGSGTAGHYDRANARPGKDALRVPPGEVVFQFFFNAKSGTPSFDNVALTCTNVSCHGGQQTPTWQTGSINVNADCTLCHASGTGQFNGYFSGFHEFHVFFFPFLLPDVIPTCVVCHDTTKLADPAVGAHFDNLVTTSIDTQASVTIGGGSTLVQTYVPGATAGTGSCMPTNTSTDIPACHATRAW, encoded by the coding sequence ATGCCGAAAGCCAATGAGCCTCGTGCCCTGTGGCCGATCCTATTGATCGTTTTCGTCGCCCTCGCCGCGGGCGGCTGCTCCACGAGCACCACGACCTCGGGACTCTCCCTGGTCAACGAGCAGGGGAACCATCCCGCGGGATGGATCGCCTCCCATCCCCGCTTCGCCCTTCCGGACGGGAGCATCTGCGTCTCCTGCCATGGTTCCGTGACGAATGCCTCGCAATCGGGCGGGATCTCCGGGGTTTCCTGCTTCCTTTCCTCCCGCAGCGGACAGGGATGCCACGCGGGCGGACCGACGTTCCTCGGGATCCACGCGGTCCCCTTCCCTACGCCCGAACATTTTCAGGCGACGGACAACACCTTTGCCGCGGTATGCGCCAACTGCCACGGGATCGATCCGCCGTCTCCCCTGGCTACAGCGCCTGCCTGCCGGACTTGCCACGTCGCCGGCTCTCCCCTCACGTTCCTCGTTTGTAGTTCCTGCCACACCGAACCTCCGAGCGGGACCTCCTATCCAAACGTCGAGGGAGGACACGCGACCCACAACGCCTTGGCGGGGGTGACGGGAGTTTGCGACAGTTGCCACAACGGACTCGGGTCGGGAACCGCAGGGCATTATGATCGGGCGAACGCCCGTCCCGGCAAGGACGCCCTTCGGGTGCCCCCCGGGGAAGTTGTCTTCCAATTCTTCTTCAACGCCAAGTCAGGAACCCCCTCTTTCGACAACGTGGCGCTGACCTGCACGAACGTGAGCTGCCACGGCGGACAGCAGACCCCGACCTGGCAGACGGGCTCGATCAACGTGAATGCGGACTGCACCCTTTGCCACGCCTCCGGGACAGGTCAGTTCAACGGGTACTTCTCAGGTTTTCATGAATTTCATGTGTTTTTCTTTCCGTTCCTGCTCCCTGACGTCATTCCTACCTGCGTCGTGTGCCACGACACGACGAAGCTGGCGGATCCGGCGGTCGGGGCGCACTTCGACAACCTCGTAACGACGAGCATCGACACGCAGGCATCCGTGACGATCGGAGGTGGGTCCACTCTTGTGCAGACCTACGTCCCCGGGGCAACGGCAGGAACCGGGTCCTGCATGCCCACCAACACCAGCACCGATATCCCAGCCTGCCACGCAACGCGGGCTTGGTAA